The following coding sequences lie in one Arachis hypogaea cultivar Tifrunner chromosome 9, arahy.Tifrunner.gnm2.J5K5, whole genome shotgun sequence genomic window:
- the LOC140175237 gene encoding uncharacterized protein, which produces MLMKCVSQVSYKIKINGLLSTTIEPQRGLRQGDLLSPYLFIIAAEVFTFLIDKAREEGRISRVKITPAAPTISHLLFADNCIIFSKDNEEKIYQLVTILNIYTEVSRQRINLDKSGITFRNQIPIRNRVEIEEILGLSAWDKPGFCDRLSKRIAKFWWASSGKERGIHWKSWDKVCASKKDGVLKAVYFPNEDFKDAKVGRAASWMWKSIVHGRDFLLRNEKWLIGNGERMRILEDKWIMNMDKNLVVRNLDIRFVKDLLVEGEGWNLNKLKMYFDGISVDKIVRTWQQGYLDTATGRKIKCNVDAAFDEAHFAGATAVVLRDHNWTLLSGINSTIVSTSPLAAEALAVKAALIMSQNFQMQKVIIESDNQILIQALKSHASIAKIQVIVEDILHLVRGIPNCGFTWVPREANSLAQEVTNFTGQIGEVVSGDWGLSRAAVNMHFGS; this is translated from the exons ATGTTGATGAAGTGTGTGAGTCAAGTAAGTTATAAGATTAAGATTAATGGACTTTTATCGACGACCATTGAGCCGCAGAGGGGACTTAGGCAAGGAGATCTTTTATCGCCGTACTTGTTTATCATAGCGGCTGAGGTTTTCACCTTCCTTATTGATAAGGCTAGAGAAGAAGGCAGAATTTCGAGAGTTAAAATCACCCCTGCTGCACCAACTATTTCACACCTCCTTTTTGCGGATAATTGTATAATTTTCTCAAAAGATAATGAGGAGAAAATTTACCAGCTCGTTACTATTTTGAACATATACACTGAAGTCTCGAGACAGAGAATCAACTTGGACAAGTCTGGGATCACATTCAGAAACCAGATTCCTattaggaatagagttgaaataGAAGAAATTTTGGGTTTGTCAGCTTGGGATAAACCGG GGTTTTGTGATCGACTTAGTAAGAGAATAGCCAAATTTTGGTGGGCATCTTCCGGTAAGGAAAGAGGTATCCATTGGAAGAGTTGGGATAAGGTTTGTGCAAGTAAAAAGGATGGAG TACTTAAAGCTGTTTACTTTCCAAACGAGGATTTTAAGGATGCTAAAGTAGGAAGGGCGGCATCATGGATGTGGAAAAGTATTGTACATGGCAGGGATTTTCTTTTGAGAAATGAAAAGTGGTTGATAGGGAATGGAGAGAGAATGAGAATCCTGGAAGATAAGTGGATAATGAACATGGATAAGAATCTTGTGGTTAGAAATCTTGATATTAGGTTTGTCAAGGATCTGCTTGTTGAGGGAGAGGGGTGGAATTTGAATAAATTAAAGATGTATTTTGATGGAATTTCGGTCGATAAAATCGTTAGAACCTG GCAGCAGGGTTACCTGGATACCGCCACTGGTAGGAAGATCAAATGCAATGTGGATGCAGCGTTCGATGAAGCACACTTTGCGGGAGCAACTGCAGTGGTATTGAGAGACCATAACTGGACTCTTCTCTCAGGAATTAACTCCACCATAGTCTCCACTTCACCATTAGCTGCGGAGGCATTAGCGGTTAAGGCAGCCTTAATCATGTCCCAAAATTTTCAAATGCAGAAAGTTATCATAGAATCAGATAATCAAATACTTATTCAGGCACTAAAATCGCATGCATCAATTGCAAAAATTCAAGTTATAGTAGAAGACATATTACATTTAGTAAGAGGCATTCCAAACTGTGGTTTTACCTGGGTGCCCAGAGAAGCAAACTCATTAGCGCAAGAAGTGACGAATTTCACAGGTCAG ATTGGCGAGGTTGTCTCTGGAGATTGGGGATTGTCGAGAGCGGCGGTGAACATGCACTTTGGCTCGTGA
- the LOC112712115 gene encoding uncharacterized protein isoform X1 has protein sequence MMDSPSFSSSSSSEFASIATADQNAARSRRSGDGSEAASLEQSRRRWHDVFWLGVFVVHLVALGFLLGVLGLNRFKEENRLNIDKYTSRFSENEAGLTETYWPLYAAAGGVGTVLGWSWLLLLGSRATQMMKVSVHILTTYLAVVSVLCFWAGQIFWGIAFAIGAALQFLYVLAVIDRLPFTMLVLQKAVKMVWNLPEVMRVAYLFMVVVLLWMALWSFGAAGVVASSIGDGGRWWLLVVFSVSLFWTGAVLCNTVHVIVSGMVFLVLFHGGREAASIPDDSLMKSLQYALTTSFGSICYGSLFTAAIRTLRWKIRGFRSKIGNNECLLCCVDFLFHLVETLVRFFNKYAYVQIAVHGKSFNRSARDAWELFQSTGVEALVAYDCSGAVLLMGTVFGGLITGTCSGVWAWFKWQDRVMMIGSTSMLMGMVLVGLAMVVVESAVTSIYICYAEDPLLIQRWDTEFFNQLSETLHQRLQHRSARAREVLTRYRLDGNASI, from the exons ATGATGGATTCtccctctttctcttcctcctcctcctctgaatTTGCTTCCATCGCCACCGCTGATCAG AATGCCGCCAGAAGTAGGAGAAGCGGTGATGGCAGTGAAGCTGCCAGTTTAGAACAATCACGGAGGCGGTGGCATGATGTTTTCTGGTTAGGAGTATTTGTGGTTCATTTGGTTGCCCTTGGTTTCCTTCTGGGGGTTCTTGGCCTCAATAGGTTCAAGGAAGAGAATAGACTTAACATTGACAAGTATACCTCCCGGTTTTCCGAGAATGAAGCTGGGTTGACCGAGACTTATTGGCCGCTTTATGCTGCTGCTGGTGGAGTTGGGACAGTTCTTGGATGGagttggttgttgttgttgggctcAAGGGCCACTCAGATGATGAAGGTGTCCGTTCACATCCTCACCACTTATCTTGCTGTGGTTAgtgttctgtgtttctgggctggcCAGATTTTTTGGGGAATCGCCTTTGCTATTGGGGCTGCCCTGCAGTTCTTGTATGTCTTAGCAGTCATAGACAG ACTTCCATTCACAATGTTGGTTCTGCAAAAAGCTGTGAAGATGGTATGGAATCTTCCTGAGGTTATGAGAGTGGCATACTTATTTATGGTGGTTGTGCTTTTATGGATGGCCTTATGGTCATTTGGAGCAGCTGGTGTTGTGGCTTCAAGTATCGGTGATGGTGGACGCTGGTGGCTTCTTGTG GTTTTTTCTGTAAGCTTATTTTGGACGGGCGCAGTACTCTGTAATACTGTACATGTTATAGTGTCTGGGAtggtatttcttgttcttttccatGGTGGTAGAGAGGCGGCATCAATTCCCGATGATTCCTTAATGAAATCTCTACAGTATGCTTTAACAACATCTTTTGGCAGTATCTGCTATGGCTCACTATTTACTGCTGCTATTAGGACCTTGAGGTGGAAG ATTCGTGGGTTTCGTTCAAAGATTGGCAACAATGAGTGTCTGCTGTGCTGTGTCGATTTCCTTTTCCATCTTGTGGAGACTCTTGTCCGATTTTTCAACAAGTATGCTTATGTTCAG ATTGCTGTGCATGGTAAAAGCTTTAACCGTTCGGCTAGAGATGCATGGGAGCTGTTCCAATCAACTGGGGTCGAAGCACTTGTGGCCTATGATTGCTCAGGTGCTGTCCTGCTAATGGGCACCGTTTTCGGCGGGCTCATAACCGGAACTTGCTCTGGTGTTTGGGCTTGGTTCAAATGGCAGGACCGAGTTATGATGATTGGGTCCACGTCCATGCTAATGGGAATGGTATTG GTTGGATTGGCAatggttgtggtggaaagtgctGTTACATCGATATATATATGCTATGCAGAAGACCCCTTATTGATACAAAGATGGGACACTGAATTTTTCAACCAGTTATCAGAGACACTGCATCAGAGGCTTCAACATAGAAGTGCTCGAGCTAGGGAAGTTTTAACCCGCTATCGTCTCGATGGAAATGCTTCCATTTGA
- the LOC112712113 gene encoding transcription factor TGA2.3 has translation MQRFKSTTESPPSLYSHSLFHLRGDDTTTTPNPTTRLTDSDLAVALVFQQQHYHHAFDLTSTSPPFTAKFNNVAVASSNLQYGTFNTNLASSGCYVETGQQQQQQHMFQQKGHFETRSESAMADNSQQTDDASTDIDTDDKTHCNNRAGNGELVVVDSSDQTKLKHEDQKTLRRLAQNREAARKSRLRKKAYVQQLENSRVRLAQLEQELQRARQQGVFAATGTVGDHARAVVGNGALAFDMDYARWVDEHQRLISDLRSAVNSQMGDNELNLLVDGVLAHHDELFRLKTIGAKADVFHILSGTWKTPAERCFMWLGGFRPSELLKIVRNHLEPLTDEQLMGIYNLQQSSQQAEDALSQGMEALHQSLSETLSSTSLGPTSSGNVAQYMGLMAIAMGKLATLENFLHQADLLRQQALQQLQRILATHQAARALLVINDYISRLRALSSLWLACPKE, from the exons ATGCAAAGATTCAAGTCAACAACTGAATCACCACCATCACTCTATTCTCACTCCCTCTTCCACCTTCG GGGAGATGACACTACCACAACTCCAAATCCAACAACGCGTTTAACTGATTCTGATCTTGCCGTTGCTCTTGTATTTCAACAACAGCACTATCACCATGCCTTTGATTTAACCTCAA CTTCTCCTCCCTTCACTGCCAAGTTCAACAATGTTGCTGTTGCCTCAAGTAACTTGCAGTATGGGACATTCAACACC AACCTTGCTTCTTCAGGTTGTTACGTTGAGACAGggcaacagcagcagcagcagcatatGTTCCAGCAGAAGGGGCATTTTGAGACTCGGTCTGAATCAGCCATGGCTGACAATAGTCAACAGACCGATGATGCTTCCACTGATATTGACACCGATGATAAAACCCAT TGCAATAATAGGGCTGGGAATGGGGAACTTGTAGTTGTGGACTCCAGTGATCAAACTAAGCTTAAACATGAGGATCAGAAG ACTCTTCGTAGACTGGCTCAGAATCGTGAGGCTGCTAGGAAGAGTCGATTGAGGAAGAAG GCATATGTGCAGCAATTGGAGAATAGTAGAGTTAGGCTTGCACAATTAGAGCAAGAACTTCAACGCGCACGTCAGCAG GGTGTATTTGCTGCAACTGGAACTGTGGGGGATCATGCTCGCGCAGTTGTTGGAAATG GTGCCTTAGCATTTGATATGGACTATGCGCGTTGGGTCGATGAGCATCAACGGCTGATTAGTGACCTAAGATCAGCTGTAAATTCTCAAATGGGTGATAATGAACTGAATCTTCTTGTTGATGGTGTCTTGGCACATCATGATGAACTATTTCGGTTAAAAACCATAGGGGCCAAGGCAGATGTATTTCACATACTTTCCGGAACATGGAAGACACCTGCAGAAAGATGCTTCATGTGGCTAGGTGGATTCCGTCCATCAGAGCTTCTTAAG ATAGTTAGAAACCACCTCGAGCCCTTAACAGATGAGCAATTGATGGGAATTTATAATTTGCAGCAGTCTTCTCAGCAGGCAGAGGATGCTTTATCCCAAGGCATGGAAGCATTGCATCAATCTCTTTCGGAGACACTTTCCTCCACCTCCTTAGGTCCTACCAGTTCTGGAAATGTTGCTCAGTACATGGGCCTAATGGCAATTGCAATGGGCAAACTTGCCACACTTGAGAATTTTCTTCACCAG GCTGACCTTTTGAGGCAACAAGCACTGCAACAGCTGCAACGAATTTTGGCGACACACCAAGCCGCTCGCGCGCTCTTGGTCATAAACGATTACATCTCTAGGCTTCGAGCACTTAGTTCATTATGGCTAGCCTGTCCTAAAGAGTAG
- the LOC112709552 gene encoding uncharacterized protein, whose translation MVLEISIEPSMITEVETYDLTSRHYPYTVYADDQRVLCINTTSSQTLSKWLTNLFKSTLKNTPIIVGITAQHQFTKYTKRGVKDHGYDFISLCVGSHCLLYLLLQQPDSYKAKQNPSPLCDFFANPTVIAVGMEIEKVKAKLEKHHGIELKKALDLRAMAVEGMKEVGEKVDLWRYNLDTLVKTVLGKHFDVVRPEEKLDWYDEKSSCCYYNVYTDEKTMFITIDTYLCYLIGFELHGMIHGHEAGKKSQDSSRSKKKVNKKKNS comes from the coding sequence ATGGTTCTCGAGATCAGCATTGAACCCAGCATGATCACCGAAGTCGAGACTTACGACCTCACTTCCCGCCATTATCCTTACACCGTTTATGCCGACGACCAACGCGTCCTCTGcatcaacaccacctcttccCAAACGCTCTCCAAGTGGCTCACCAACCTCTTCAAGTCCACTCTCAAAAACACCCCGATCATCGTGGGCATAACCGCCCAGCACCAATTTACCAAGTACACCAAGCGCGGCGTCAAGGACCACGGCTACGACTTCATCTCCCTCTGCGTTGGCTCTCACTGCCTCCTCTACCTTCTTCTCCAACAACCCGACTCTTACAAAGCGAAGCAAAATCCTAGTCCCCTTTGCGACTTCTTCGCCAATCCTACGGTTATCGCGGTGGGAATGGAGATCGAAAAGGTGAAGGCAAAGCTGGAGAAGCACCACGGGATCGAGCTGAAGAAGGCGTTGGACCTTAGGGCGATGGCAGTGGAAGGGATGAAGGAGGTAGGGGAGAAGGTGGATCTGTGGCGGTACAATCTTGACACGTTGGTGAAGACAGTGCTGGGGAAGCACTTTGACGTGGTGAGGCCGGAAGAGAAGCTGGACTGGTACGATGAAAAAAGTTCGTGCTGTTATTACAATGTGTATACGGATGAGAAGACAATGTTCATCACCATTGATACTTATCTTTGCTACCTCATTGGTTTCGAACTCCATGGTATGATCCATGGACATGAAGCGGGTAAGAAGAGTCAAGATTCTAGTAGGTCCAAGAAGAAGGTTaacaagaagaagaactcatga
- the LOC112712115 gene encoding uncharacterized protein isoform X2: protein MMDSPSFSSSSSSEFASIATADQNAARSRRSGDGSEAASLEQSRRRWHDVFWLGVFVVHLVALGFLLGVLGLNRFKEENRLNIDKYTSRFSENEAGLTETYWPLYAAAGGVGTVLGWSWLLLLGSRATQMMKVSVHILTTYLAVVSVLCFWAGQIFWGIAFAIGAALQFLYVLAVIDRLPFTMLVLQKAVKMVWNLPEVMRVAYLFMVVVLLWMALWSFGAAGVVASSIGDGGRWWLLVVFSVSLFWTGAVLCNTVHVIVSGMVFLVLFHGGREAASIPDDSLMKSLQYALTTSFGSICYGSLFTAAIRTLRWKIRGFRSKIGNNECLLCCVDFLFHLVETLVRFFNKYAYVQVGLAMVVVESAVTSIYICYAEDPLLIQRWDTEFFNQLSETLHQRLQHRSARAREVLTRYRLDGNASI, encoded by the exons ATGATGGATTCtccctctttctcttcctcctcctcctctgaatTTGCTTCCATCGCCACCGCTGATCAG AATGCCGCCAGAAGTAGGAGAAGCGGTGATGGCAGTGAAGCTGCCAGTTTAGAACAATCACGGAGGCGGTGGCATGATGTTTTCTGGTTAGGAGTATTTGTGGTTCATTTGGTTGCCCTTGGTTTCCTTCTGGGGGTTCTTGGCCTCAATAGGTTCAAGGAAGAGAATAGACTTAACATTGACAAGTATACCTCCCGGTTTTCCGAGAATGAAGCTGGGTTGACCGAGACTTATTGGCCGCTTTATGCTGCTGCTGGTGGAGTTGGGACAGTTCTTGGATGGagttggttgttgttgttgggctcAAGGGCCACTCAGATGATGAAGGTGTCCGTTCACATCCTCACCACTTATCTTGCTGTGGTTAgtgttctgtgtttctgggctggcCAGATTTTTTGGGGAATCGCCTTTGCTATTGGGGCTGCCCTGCAGTTCTTGTATGTCTTAGCAGTCATAGACAG ACTTCCATTCACAATGTTGGTTCTGCAAAAAGCTGTGAAGATGGTATGGAATCTTCCTGAGGTTATGAGAGTGGCATACTTATTTATGGTGGTTGTGCTTTTATGGATGGCCTTATGGTCATTTGGAGCAGCTGGTGTTGTGGCTTCAAGTATCGGTGATGGTGGACGCTGGTGGCTTCTTGTG GTTTTTTCTGTAAGCTTATTTTGGACGGGCGCAGTACTCTGTAATACTGTACATGTTATAGTGTCTGGGAtggtatttcttgttcttttccatGGTGGTAGAGAGGCGGCATCAATTCCCGATGATTCCTTAATGAAATCTCTACAGTATGCTTTAACAACATCTTTTGGCAGTATCTGCTATGGCTCACTATTTACTGCTGCTATTAGGACCTTGAGGTGGAAG ATTCGTGGGTTTCGTTCAAAGATTGGCAACAATGAGTGTCTGCTGTGCTGTGTCGATTTCCTTTTCCATCTTGTGGAGACTCTTGTCCGATTTTTCAACAAGTATGCTTATGTTCAG GTTGGATTGGCAatggttgtggtggaaagtgctGTTACATCGATATATATATGCTATGCAGAAGACCCCTTATTGATACAAAGATGGGACACTGAATTTTTCAACCAGTTATCAGAGACACTGCATCAGAGGCTTCAACATAGAAGTGCTCGAGCTAGGGAAGTTTTAACCCGCTATCGTCTCGATGGAAATGCTTCCATTTGA
- the LOC112712114 gene encoding uncharacterized protein: MEMEMNSNARVVFEAENDDDSFYAEIRRQILLLTSEENEDVIEKNHGGGDSNRSVYGVGPAAASLPLNSGFGSICCWESDAAGRLPAPAPAPPVWLVNLWKHGKGTGVFIPQVPCSKNKRSGRMNNGRRRIYRPVVNNKD; encoded by the exons ATGGAGATGGAGATGAATTCAAATGCTAGGGTTGTTTTTGAGGCAGAGAATGATGATGATAGTTTCTATGCTGAGATTAGGAGGCAGATTTTGCTGTTAACAAGTGAAGAAAATGAGGATGTCATAGAGAAAAACCATGGTGGTGGTGATTCAAATAGGTCGGTTTATGGTGTTGGTCCAGCTGCAGCATCACTTCCTTTAAACAGTGGCTTTGGCAGTATATGTTGCTGGGAATCAGATGCCGCCGGACGGTTGCCGGCACCGGCACCGGCACCGCCGGTTTGGCTAGTGAACTTGTGGAAGCATGGAAAAGGGACTGGTGTGTTCATTCCACAAGTGCCATGCAGCAAAAACAAAAGATCAG GAAGAATGAACAACGGCAGAAGAAGAATCTATAGACCTGTGGTGAATAATAAGGATTGA